In the bacterium genome, GTTCCTTAACGCACTCCGGGCAAATACCGTGGGTAAACTCCACGTTAATGTGCTTTGAAAGATACGCATCGACGGCGGTCCAGCACCCCTTGTCGTCGCGTATCTTCTGGCAGCTTGCGCAGATGGGAAGCATTCCCTCGATGGTCTTTACGCTTTCCAGCGCCCCGCGCAGCTCGTCCATGGCCCTCCGGCGTTCGAGATCTATAATCTCCCTCTCGGTAATGTCGCTTACGATGTTGATGAAGTATCTGCCCTGCGGGAGGGAAATAAGGGTGGCGCGTATCTCGACCGAACGGGTCTCTCCGCTTGCCAGCCGGTGCACGAAATAATAGCAGTCGCGCCCCTCTTTCTGCGCCTTGTCTATCTCTCTTTTTATGTATTCTTTGGGAAGGGGATTTAAGTCCGTGATATTCATGGAGAGGAGGGCTTCCCTGGAGTAACCGTAGAATTTCTCGGCCGCCCGGTTGGCATCGACGATTTTAAGTGTTTCCGGCTCCACCACGTAGATGATCGCGTTGTGTTCGCGAAGCGGGTCCAGAATCCGGGAAGGGTCTTTGGCCGGGTTGGCGGAGCTGTCGCTGGAACACAG is a window encoding:
- a CDS encoding PAS domain S-box protein, with amino-acid sequence MEDDNHPNDIEKASREELVSEIKRLRKRVSALEEALLCSSDSSANPAKDPSRILDPLREHNAIIYVVEPETLKIVDANRAAEKFYGYSREALLSMNITDLNPLPKEYIKREIDKAQKEGRDCYYFVHRLASGETRSVEIRATLISLPQGRYFINIVSDITEREIIDLERRRAMDELRGALESVKTIEGMLPICASCQKIRDDKGCWTAVDAYLSKHINVEFTHGICPECVKELYPNIEI